The Tolypothrix sp. PCC 7712 region GCTTATAGTTTTGCAGCTGGCAAGTTAACTAATACTGATGTAGGTAAAACGGTTCTAGCTTTAGCTCTTCGCAACCAAGCAGATCATAAAAAACATCGGGATGCTTTGGCAACCACTGTCTCCAGTCTGGGTGGAACTCCAGTAAAAGCAGAGGCTAGTTATGATGTTTCGTCTTACATCAAAAAAGGTGAGGGCAACATAGATAGTGATGTCAACATTGCAAAATTGGCTTTAGCTTTGGAAATAGATGCAGCGATCGCTTACACTCTGGAAGCTGCCAAGCTCAAAACACCCAAACTAGTTACTGTCGGAGCGAGTATTGGCACCACTGAATCTGCCCACGCTGCTGCTATTCGTGCAACTTTCAGAGCACTGGGTGTGGGTATTGAAATTGTGCCTGCTGCTTTTGTGAGTGTAGAAAATCGTGATGCTTGGATATTGAAGGTCTAGTGCAAAAAGGCAACTAAGTTATACCAATTCAAAATTCGTCTTCTCCCAAAGGGAGAGGCTACGCCAAGAAAAGTTTCCTACGGCGGAAAACCGCTCCGGGTACTCCTACGGAGAAGCAAGCTACGGCAGTCTACCCGGCGGTAGAGCCGCACGTGTGGCTGCACTCACCGCCTACAGAAATTTCCGCAAAATTCACGCATTGCATTAACAAATCCTTATTTAACAAGGTTTCTGAAGTTGGATCTGTTTCAAACTTTTAGCGAATTGGTATTACACAGAAGAAAGTATATACAGTGAGGTTTTAACATTTTTTAATTAGATAGCTATTGCCGACCCCCCACTGATTGATTCTGACGAATGTATTCTTCTTCAATCAGCAACCTTGTTTTGAGGGACGCTCGCTACCAACATTCCCCTAAATTTATAGCTAAATAAATACTTGAAATCAGGAGTTTTAAAATGCTAAATTTCAGCCCTCGATGGAGTGGTTTAGCCTTAGCGATCGCTGGCATACTTTTCGGTACTTTTATGTTCTTTCATCCATCAAATGATGCTCAAGGAGCTATGAATCCTCTGTGGACACCAGTTCATGTAATGTGGTTTGTATCCTATCTGCTGATTTTGTTAGGCTTGAATGCCTTTCCAGTAAATCTAGGTGATGAGGTGGGAAGATTGGGTTTTACAGCTTACTTACTCTCTTTCTTGGGTACTGCTCTATCACTGCCAATAGCTGTTTGGGACTCTTTTATTGTTCCTTATCTTGCCGTTCATGCTCCAGAAATGATTGAGCAAATTGAGGAGTCATCATTAGAAACGCCTGTATTGACCTTTCGGATTGTCTTTTTCCTCACGGTAATTACCTTTTCATTAGGCTTTCTGCTTCTAGGTGTATCGCTTCTGCGTATGCACTTGCTGTTGCGTGTAGCGGGTGGATTATTAATGATTGGTGCGCCGCTATTTTGGATGGGAGCGATCGTATTTAGTAAAGGTTCACTGAGTAACGTCGTCACGATTATCGGAGCAGTATTTTTTGGCGCAGGACTAGTATTGCTTGGCTATTGTTTATGGTCAAAATTTGAAAAACTGGTAGCTACAGCATCAAGCATCAGATAAATTGCTGCAATATCAGTTTGTAACTAATACCACATGACATAAATAGAGCATTCATTTTAAATCAATAAAACTCTAACTTTATGGGAATTACCAATTACGAATTACTATGCGATCGCCTATATCTCAATCTTCAATTCTCTGGCGACAAGTCTGGGGCTTGGCAGCGTTAATAGCAGCTATCATTTTTAGCTGGATGGCTTATGGTTTCTATCAACCCAGAATTTTAGAAAAACTTGGCTTTGCAGGTATTGCTAGTAGTTTGGGAGTCCTGCAAGGACTACTAGGAGCAGTGGTAGAACCTTATTTTGGGCGAATTTCCGACCGAGTGATGCGGCGAGTTGGTTCTCGTCTGCCGATGATTGCCGTTGGCGTAACCTTGGCAGGTACGATCTTTGTGGTGGTATCGCTGTTGCTTGGGGGCGAGTTACCAAACGGTTTGCGCTGGTTAATTCCTGTGCTAATGACTATATGGGTCATTGCTATGATTGTGTTTCGTGGCCCTGCCATTGCCTTGCTGATGCAGTTTGCACCTAGTGCCGAATTACCTAAAGCTACTACCATTCTGGTCTTAGTCTTTGGATTGGTAGGAGCAGTTGGGCCTTTATTGGGTAACTTGATTCAACATTTGGGGGCATCACTGACATTTCTGTTGGGAGCTGTTGTTTTGATAGTTGGGGCATTGCTTCTATGGTCAGCAAAACCTCAATATACTCTGCCTATAGAGGAAAGTTATCAACCATTACCATCTTTTTTACGTTCGGTGCTAATTTTTGGTGTAGGTTTAGGCGCAGGTTTAGAAGTGAACCTGCTACTGAGACTTTTTCCTGTTTTACTACACAAGATACTGCCGAGCATTGGAGCAGAGTATATTAGCTCTGCTATTTTATTGGTGTCTGGCTTGAGTGGACTTTTCTTAGAGCGATTGATTTTGCGATTGGGTGTTAAAAAGGCGATGAAAATGAGTTTAGGTGCGATCGCCGCTGTTATGGGACTGGCCCTACTAACTCATTACAGTATACTTGCAATGGGATTAGTTGTTGCCTTTGGAGTAACCCTTGGTCTTTTGTTTACCAGTCAAATTCCCTTTGCTCTTTTCATAGTTCCTCCCGCGTGGGCAGGTTTAGGAACAGGATTGTACTTTGGTGGTATGGGTGCGGCTACTGCTTTGATTTCACTGCTGCAACAATACAACGGAATAGCTCCTGTAATCGGGTTTTTTGGGAGTGCAATCGCCGCTTTGATTGCAAATTCTTGTCTCAATGCCATCAAAAACGTTTGAGAAACTCTGATGTCATTAATTTAGGAGTATAACTATCATGTCAACCATATCAACACAGGCGATCGCTACGTTGATTGCTAATTACTTTGCAGCTACACGAGCAATGGATGTAGAAGCTTGGTTAGAGACATTTGCAGAAGATGCAATTGATTACGATCCGGTAGGTGGTGCTGTTTTAGAAGGACATACGGCAATTCGCCAGTTTTTCTTGAGTATTGCCGGAATGTTTGAAACTGTGGGACTGACTGAAGAGTTTGTGCATATTGTGGACAATGAAGTTGCTGTCAAATGGACGGGACGCGGTATTGGGAAAAACGGTCATGAGGTCATATTTGAAGGCATTGATATATTTGAAATCAATGCTGCTGGTAAGATTCAAACACTACGAGCTTACTGGAATCCAGAGGTAGCGATCGCTGCATTACAAAGGTAATTTAGTGTCTACTCAACTTTATTATGTGTATAACCTCTGGATTTAACTTCAATTGGGCAATCTACAGGTGCTAATTTATCGCTGCAATTTTCTTATCCCCCTCCCCAGCATTGAAAGACTAGGAATTTAATGATAGTCTAAAATGCATAACAGTGGAAAAAATTGCTTTTTTTGACTACCTAAAAATATTCCATAAAAATATCAAACTTTTTGTCTGCAAGATGCAGGCAAAGACGTATTGATAACCGAAAACGGTACACTTTACACTATCGGTTTTTATGCCAGCAAAATTTTACATTCAGACAGAGTGGGCAACTGGTTTTCTTCACTAAAAGTAGGCAGTTATATGTCCTACACAAGTTGCGTGTCTGGAAGATGAGCAAATAGCTGGTCAATAATTACTGGCTAGTTGAGATATTTAGAAAAAATTCATTGTCTTTGACATTACTGACTAATTTTGAGAGTAAAGTTTTTGCTTTCATGTCAATATTCCCTGAAATTGGGAACTATAAAACGAAGAACAAAGCCAGATTTTTTTCTTCTGCTCATACCTGTTGAGTGTCTTATTCGACTGGTAATCTTTTAGATGTTTTCTAGTTTTATTTCCATACATCAAAACTATCAGGAGCAAATATGCAAGCAGCGAACGTAACTCTGGGAATTCCCAACTTCAACACTATGAATACCCAGGATTATATTGAACTAGAACAGCAATATGGTGCTGATAATTACCATCCTTTAGATGTAGTCATTACCAAAGGAGAAGGTGTATGGGTATGGGATATAGAAGGTAAAAAATACCTGGATTTTCTTTCGGCTTATTCAGCATTAAATCAGGGTCATTGTCATCCCAAAATTCTTCAAGCAATGATAAAACAAGCTCAACAAGTTACACTGACTTCCAGAGCTTTTCGTAATGACCAATTAGGAAGATTTTATCAAAAGCTTTCTGAGATTTCTGGTTTACCTAAAGTACTACCCATGAATTCGGGAGCCGAAGCCGTGGAAACGGCTATCAAAGCCATTCGTAAATGGGCTTATAAAGTAAAAGGCATACCAGAAAATCAAGCAGAAATTATAGTTTGTAGTAATAATTTTTCTGGACGCACTATTAGTTTAATCAGTTTCTCTACAGAAGAACAATATCAAGATGGATTTGGGCCTTTAACCACTGGGTTTAAAGTTATCCCTTTTGGTGATGCTAAGGCATTAGAAAAAGCAATTACTCCTAACACTGCGGCATTTTTGGTAGAACCAATTCAGGGTGAGGGAGGTATTATTGTTCCGCCTCATGGGTTTTTAAAGCAAGCTGAACAAATCTGTCGCCATCATCATGTCTTATTGGTCTTTGATGAAATCCAAACGGGCTTGGGAAGAACAGGTAAAATGTTTGCCCATCAATATGAGGATGTTAAGCCAGATGGCATAACTGTAGGTAAAGCTTTATCTGGTGGATTTTATCCCATTTCTGCGTTTATTTCGACAGAGGAAGTGATGGGTATATTTCAACCAGGGGATCATGGTAGTACCTTTGGGGGAAATCCTTTAGCTGCTGCTATTGGCATTGCCGCACTTGATGTTCTTATAGAAGAAGAATTATCAGAAAAAGCCTTAAAACTAGGGGAATATTTTATAGAGAAATTACAATCAATTAAGAGTTCATATATCAAAGAAGTACGCGGCAAAGGTTTATTAATTGGCATGGAATTGTATCCTGAAGCTGGTGGTGCAAGGCGTTTTTGTAAAGCTTTAGCTAAAGAGGGATTATTAGCTAAAGAGACTAGAGATAATGTCATTCGTTTTGCTCCACCCTTAGTTATTTCCCAAGATGAAATAGATTGGGCATTAGAGAAAATTGAGCGAGTTTTGACAACCACTGGTTAGTTTGGCACAAATTGAGTTTTGCGGGGTGGTTGATAGTGTTTGAGAAGTCATTAATAGCAAAATTGAACAATCGTCTCATCCAACTTATGAGTATCTGGGAATTGTACGTCAAATTGAATAAAAGACGGCAATCAGATCCCGGTTTGTCCTGGTATGACCACTGCGAAGCACCTAGTACGTTGGCAGAATTTGCCTTCTAGTTGTGTAAGTAGACCGGATGATTTTAATTTTCAATAAAAAGGACAATCTACCATGAATCGTGAAGAACTTTTGCAAGAGACCGTGCAACCAATTGACATTAAAGCTTTTGATGTTGTTGGCTTGGTGGAAGCAATGAGTAAGACAGCTTTCCAAGCTCGAAATTTGGGGCGGGCAGCGAAAATTTACGATGCAATGCTGCAAGATAAAGAATGCACGATTATTCTGTGTTTAGCTGGGTCTTTATTTAGTGCTGGACTGAAGGGAATAGTCCACGATTTAATTACTCACAATATGGTAGATGCAATTGTTTCTACCGGAGCTAACATTGTTGACCAAGATTTCTTTGAAGCGTTGGGTTATCGTCATTATGTCGGCGATCCCTTTGCTGATGATGAGGTGCTAAGACAGCAACGCATAGACCGCATATATGACACCTATATTGATGAGGATCAACTGCGGGTATGTGATATGACTATTGCCGAAATCGCCGAAGGGTTAGAGAAACGTCCCTATTCTTCACGAGAATTTATTCAGGAAATGGGGGCTTATTTGGAACGTCGGGGAAACTATGGTCAATCTGTGGTGCAAGCCGCTTATCAACACCAAGTACCAATTTTTGTCCCTGCTTTTAGTGACTGTTCGGCTGGGTTTGGTTTAGTGCATCATCAATGGAATTCCCCAGAATCTCATGTGACGATTGACTCAGTGAGAGACTTTCGGGAGTTGACCCAGTGTAAACTAGCTTCTAATTACACTGGCTTGGTAATGATTGGTGGCGGTGTACCGAAAAACTTTGCTCAGGATACGGTGGTAGCTGCGGAATTGCTGGGATTTGAAACGAGTATGCACAAGTATACAATTCAAGTCACTGTCGCTGATGAGCGCGATGGTGCTTTATCTGGTTCTACTCTTAAAGAGGCTCATTCTTGGGGGAAGGTAGATAAAGCTACTGAACAGATGGTTTTTTCTGAGGCGACTGTGGCTTTACCATTAATTGCGGGGTATGCCTATGGTAAAGGTAATTGGCGCGATCGCCAACCACATCATTTAGCTGAGTTGTTCACCAAACCTCAACCCAAGGTAGCAACTGTGTAGAGATTTTTAGGGGGTAAATTTACCCCCTGTCCCATGACAAACATAACTTGAATATTAGCTATAGCTTGTTGTGTTACCCTTCATCTTGGCAACAAGATGAAGTTTGTATTTATCTCTTGTGTCAGATAACACAAATAAGTGTTCAACTTATGGTAGAAATTGTTTGTTTTTCTGGTGTAAATTCTTTGATTTTTTTACGTAACTCTTTGTATCGTTAGGAAGACGATGATTATATAAAGTTTTTTTAAGATGGGAGGCGACATAGATAAAGTACAAACACGAAATCAAAAAGGCGACGAATTATGCAAGAAATCAAAGAAGTAAAAGGAAGCCAGGATTTACTTCCAGAAATTAAAGAGCCTTACTATTACGCTGGTACTCGTTGGAGATGGGGTTTCCAACCAAGTGCAGAGATTTGGAACGGACGCTTGGCGATGATTGGTTTCTTTGCAACTGCACTGTTTGAAATCCTTAATAAAGATGGGCTTCTTGGAGGACTGTTTTGGGGATTTTTCCAATAAAAAAGTAATGCTGCTCTATATTACTGGATTGTAGAATCACAAAAATCCTCATCTTTCAGAGAATTTAGTTTAAACAAATATGCTCAAATATTGCGCTCTATTAATGATATTAACTCTCATGAATAGAGCGTAAAAATTTTATTAGTTTATCCTCATCTGGATATTCCCACACTCTGTTTTGACACTAAATTTTAAATCTATTAAATGAATTGTCTAGATTGAAATTTAAACTCACTTTATGAATATACTTGTGAACTATTTTGAACCTTTTCTGATAACCACTGATACCAACTCTCTAACCCAGTTCCAGTTAACGCTGAAACTTGAAAAACCTGAATTTGAGGATTAACCTGCTGGGCATATTCTATGCAACGCTGAACGTCAAACTGCACATGAGGTAGTAAATCAATTTCAATTGAATAAATTTACTTGAAGTCTTGGTCATAACAGCCAGGACTTCTTTAATGTCATGAAATCTTAAAATAAAAGTGGCTGTTAACTAAAACTCTATCTTGTATTATTTTCCTGATTATGATGTACAATGGGTCGATAAGTCGGTTCTAGTGGGGAACAGCCACTAGAGGAAACGGGGAAAGTCCGGTGCGAATCCGGCGCTGTCCCGCAGCTGTAATCAAGGTTTACCTTGTGAGTCAGAATGCCCGCCGAAGTTGACTTGTAAATTTTGTACATCTGCGAGGCACGGATGATTTATTACATGGCGATCGCTAAATCTGATATTTTGAAAGCACCGCACATTAAAACGCTACAAATGGCGGCTTTCCACGAAATACGTAATTAATATTAAATTTCAATTAGTAATTACTTTTGTGAATATTCAGGTATTTCTTTTACTTTGAAACCTGAAATATTTTCAACGAGGTATGGCACAAAATTTCCATCGTTATATCTAGCGATAACTTCTCTGTATTTTCGTTAAATTCTGACTCGGTTAATCATCATGCCGAAATATTATCTTCACCGGACTGGGAAGATTCCTACTGCTGTTCATCCTTTTGTCAAACAAACAGGTTTTAGAGAAGATCAGCAGCAACCCTTTCTAAATTTAAGGCAAATAATTCGAGGTTGGCAAAAAATTGCAAGTTCAACCTATGGAAAGATTTCTCTGATGATCTCTCGTCTAATTCGGGATGAACCATGAATCAATTCAAAATTCAAAATTCAAAATTCAAAATTAAATACAGCCACTGACAAGGGGGAGGCAGTCTCGTGGGCGGGTTTCCCGACTTGAGAGAACTGGCGTTGGGGTTTATACCCGCTTTGTGAGAGAAGGATTCTTTCGCCCACAAGGGGCGAGGGTTTTCATAAACAAATCAATGTCTATCAACTGTTAGCTACATAGAAAGCTTTCACAACAATGTCAACTTTATTAGTTTATTTTGTAATTGGTTCTCTTATCGTTTTACTAATTGGAATTGCAGCTTATTTCGTAACGGCTCGTAAGTATCAATCCTCAGCCACAGTCGCTAATTCCTATGACCAATGGACGCTTGACGGCATCCTAGAATTTTA contains the following coding sequences:
- a CDS encoding ferritin-like domain-containing protein, with translation MDFQSALTKKSSRRSIFSRREVVVSGAIAGVAGALGLPLLAQKAEASSSSAEQNDIKILNNALYYEHQAIWAYSFAAGKLTNTDVGKTVLALALRNQADHKKHRDALATTVSSLGGTPVKAEASYDVSSYIKKGEGNIDSDVNIAKLALALEIDAAIAYTLEAAKLKTPKLVTVGASIGTTESAHAAAIRATFRALGVGIEIVPAAFVSVENRDAWILKV
- a CDS encoding MFS transporter — encoded protein: MRSPISQSSILWRQVWGLAALIAAIIFSWMAYGFYQPRILEKLGFAGIASSLGVLQGLLGAVVEPYFGRISDRVMRRVGSRLPMIAVGVTLAGTIFVVVSLLLGGELPNGLRWLIPVLMTIWVIAMIVFRGPAIALLMQFAPSAELPKATTILVLVFGLVGAVGPLLGNLIQHLGASLTFLLGAVVLIVGALLLWSAKPQYTLPIEESYQPLPSFLRSVLIFGVGLGAGLEVNLLLRLFPVLLHKILPSIGAEYISSAILLVSGLSGLFLERLILRLGVKKAMKMSLGAIAAVMGLALLTHYSILAMGLVVAFGVTLGLLFTSQIPFALFIVPPAWAGLGTGLYFGGMGAATALISLLQQYNGIAPVIGFFGSAIAALIANSCLNAIKNV
- a CDS encoding nuclear transport factor 2 family protein produces the protein MSTISTQAIATLIANYFAATRAMDVEAWLETFAEDAIDYDPVGGAVLEGHTAIRQFFLSIAGMFETVGLTEEFVHIVDNEVAVKWTGRGIGKNGHEVIFEGIDIFEINAAGKIQTLRAYWNPEVAIAALQR
- the rocD gene encoding ornithine--oxo-acid transaminase, whose amino-acid sequence is MQAANVTLGIPNFNTMNTQDYIELEQQYGADNYHPLDVVITKGEGVWVWDIEGKKYLDFLSAYSALNQGHCHPKILQAMIKQAQQVTLTSRAFRNDQLGRFYQKLSEISGLPKVLPMNSGAEAVETAIKAIRKWAYKVKGIPENQAEIIVCSNNFSGRTISLISFSTEEQYQDGFGPLTTGFKVIPFGDAKALEKAITPNTAAFLVEPIQGEGGIIVPPHGFLKQAEQICRHHHVLLVFDEIQTGLGRTGKMFAHQYEDVKPDGITVGKALSGGFYPISAFISTEEVMGIFQPGDHGSTFGGNPLAAAIGIAALDVLIEEELSEKALKLGEYFIEKLQSIKSSYIKEVRGKGLLIGMELYPEAGGARRFCKALAKEGLLAKETRDNVIRFAPPLVISQDEIDWALEKIERVLTTTG
- a CDS encoding 1,9-bis(guanidino)-5-aza-nonane synthase, which produces MNREELLQETVQPIDIKAFDVVGLVEAMSKTAFQARNLGRAAKIYDAMLQDKECTIILCLAGSLFSAGLKGIVHDLITHNMVDAIVSTGANIVDQDFFEALGYRHYVGDPFADDEVLRQQRIDRIYDTYIDEDQLRVCDMTIAEIAEGLEKRPYSSREFIQEMGAYLERRGNYGQSVVQAAYQHQVPIFVPAFSDCSAGFGLVHHQWNSPESHVTIDSVRDFRELTQCKLASNYTGLVMIGGGVPKNFAQDTVVAAELLGFETSMHKYTIQVTVADERDGALSGSTLKEAHSWGKVDKATEQMVFSEATVALPLIAGYAYGKGNWRDRQPHHLAELFTKPQPKVATV
- a CDS encoding chlorophyll a/b-binding protein gives rise to the protein MQEIKEVKGSQDLLPEIKEPYYYAGTRWRWGFQPSAEIWNGRLAMIGFFATALFEILNKDGLLGGLFWGFFQ